Sequence from the Carassius auratus strain Wakin chromosome 32, ASM336829v1, whole genome shotgun sequence genome:
TTTGAAATGTGAGGGGGAATTGCATGAAATCGTGACTGCAAAGAATCTTAATattacagtgcaaaaaaaaaaaatcatttttttcctTTAGATTATGAAATATGAGCCTTTCATGGTAGATTTCATGAGATTTATCCTTGTATATTTATGTTCATGTTGCACTTTATACGTTTTAAAAACTGTAACGGGTTGAGGAATCAGGCCAGTGAAGGTAGTTGATGCTGTATACTGGCTGTATTCTGTATTCATAACTAGTCCTGGTTAACTATCAGAGGCCTGATGAAAAAGAAAACTACTCATTTAATTGTACCCTATGACACTCATATTTCTCATGCAGACATTTCTAGAGATTTTTTTAATACCTTTATGAAGGTCATTGAGTATTCCCAAACATTTCACCAAGTATGCATTGGTTGAACTTTATGTGTTGGTCAGAATCATGTCTTCTAAACCTTTTATTGAGTAAATGTGATTGACAGGAAATTATTTTCTAATGATGACATTTTGACCACTTAATGATTTGAATCCAGTGCAAATTCACAGTGAATCTGCTGCTTATATTCCATTCTTTCTGCTTTTACCAGAGGACAGAATTGTCACATGAACCagtggaaaataaaaacaatgtgctTGATCATAAGACTTGCGATGTAATCTGTTGACATTTCTGTCTTGTGGATAATGATGCTGTAGGGCCTTTTATATAACCTAATGATATCTCCCTCCAGCCCTCACTGGCCACTCTCCTGAAGTCTATGACTGCTATATTGTGCTGAAACCCAAAGAGATCAGATATTGGGAATTGTGAGGTTTGTATACAATTCTGCAAATGTCTCATGACAAAATACTAAAACATGATACAGATGTTATGCACCATTTTATATTATGAGTGTGAACATAAGCCACCTTGGACTGGGTATAATATCATATGCAACAATTAAATGGCTTGAgtaatgaagtgtttaaaaatgatttcttcCTTTAGTACTGTAGTCCATTTCAAACTctttttgtcttttctctttCGTAGTCAGCTGTTTTGATACCTCTCACTTTTTCATGATTTGCTTGTACATTTGTATTCAATCTTAGTGAAAATTTAAGCTTTGCAATTATTTagcttataaaatattaaaaccaaaattaaaatggCATACAATTGTtaaattatgtcatcctggtatcgcAGACTTTCTCTCTCGTTTCATACAAacgcagctgctgccattttgctacgattgttttgtatgctgtaatggattataagagaactaacaaactggtaaggttttaaaacattttcgtcTTAATCCTTTCATTGCCTTAATTcttttgtggtgaaatgttgtgtaatactTGATTGACTGCCATTCCCTTAAATGTCCGTTTAGTTTAAATTTGTTGCTTGCTCGCAACTGCTGTCTTCACAGAagctttgcattcaaatatttcaactcgaatcaatattttgcatctaattatttacttatgtgacAAGCAGGCTTCAGGCTGATACAGGACTCCAATGCTTTGTGAcggggtcctgatcaccctgtcagggCCTATTCTGCAAGAACAACCAGCTgaatgtacattatcccttacataaCGAAGCAGTTATTCTAGTCTTCAGTCACACAATCtctcagaaataatttgaataatgctgatttgatgctcaagaaacttttcttatcaATGTCTAAAACAGTTGAAGAAACCTTTGTGTGGATATCATCATACAATCTTTTTTATGAacggaaagttcaaaagaacagcatatatttgaaattaaattaaattcagttttgtaacaaaatatatttagcataGCTTTTGGTCAATTCAGTAcactcttgctgaataaaaatattgtattaaaaatagtttgcttttctctttggagttttacaagctcttgcattaagaagatctgtaaagttgcaaagactaaagtctcaaacccaaatagatattttttataaaagcgCCCACCACACCTTTCTAAAACGGCTTGTGTAAACACACCCCACGTCTACGTCACAATGttagaagatttgcataacaccacccaaaatactttgtttggctttccgaaagaggacacaactagaaatcagtggttaatttgtatttacaacactcttCTAGAACAGTATAACCAAATATTAGattgtgtgcagcacattttatggaggactctttcctgatcctgggagagaagattACAATGACGGCTGTTCCGAGATGTATACATatgtaaagaatttgccactgatgattcaaacgcaagttttgagcagtgtagagtagcggaTCTCAAGCCCAGTCCTCgtgcccccctgctctgcactttttgtatgtttctcttatggcttcagacgtttgttctattcaaacTAAGTGCCCTACGAAGTGGACATTAGTGATATTCCACCATGATTACTGTTGGAAGCGAACGTATATGTTACATTCAACGTACAAAGTATGctagacgtgaatttaaattttatttacagaggaatatgatgtcacacttgtccgtgtgtAAACACATTGAGCAGaacaaatccatgaatgaatgttacGAAGTGAGGTAAACTCACTCCCCTGcttagggagtagggagcaatgaacacggtGTGGGGACCATGTCAATGTGAACACAGTTCATGCAGAGAGCTCAAGAGCCGATTATCTGAATCAGGGGTGTTAACAAagagaaatatgcaaaatatgcacaGCTGGGGGgtgtgaggactggaattgagaaccgataAAGTAGCGctagttgtttgtcatttctccgatcaaaaatgcagacatggttttatgtttacgtggcgcCATGCAATGCAACgtataaaaacacaaaagtttatattcccactggatgcaacaaatgcctcgtttgtaatgggttttattgtttttgttgtcacACCTGTATTCTGACGGGACACGAATCGCAGTATgacaaggggcgtaacattttcgTCACACGCATAAGGTattccaagtataggtctctgcaggaaagtaatgggagttacgagatcaaggtgtttttacactatgatacctgattagttgatgtaatagtgacgttaggtttaggggtggggttgggtaagggggatcatttagattgcatgattcagaaacacccagcagtttcaaaacaaccacatggtgataaacgcccccttttgctctgcagagacctaagtctcaggTATTCGGCAAAACAcactggataactggccaatcagagcaaaccTTGCTTTTCAGGCCAATGAGCTATGTATTCATAGCATGTTTCAGaaagatgtacagtatgtggaaaataagccttttttttttattaccttaaaCGGCATAAACACAATTCATTatatcaaatacacaaaataatattatttttaacatcatcATATGACCCTATATAAATTATAGCCAGTATAGgaaaacagaaatgttatcaagTATTTCAAGTTAAATACACTATTTGTGCAATATTGAAAAACCTGAATTCAGTTTCCTTTATGGCCAAACACAAATGATCAACACCAAAGGTCCATCTGCTTCTACATACGGCACAGACAACATGAAACTCTGTCTGAGCATTTACATCTCTTTAAAGTCTGTGTGGGCTTGAGTTAATGGTTCACAAATCCAAAAAACATATCCAGACCAATACTATTCTACAGCGTTAAACATTTATAAGTGCCACAGTCATACTGTTTAATGCACATTCTTGTTGCTTAATGATTCCTTCTTCCTAGAAATATCCTGACGCATAAAGTACAAAAATAGTCCTcgactcacttttttttttctttttttaataaaataaaaaatatatatgtatataatgaacAAGGTCACATACTTTCCACTAGGTACTGGGTAAGTAGGCAGCAGTCATGGAGCGATGGGAAAGATCTGAAAGGTCTTCAGTGTATGAGTTTTGGAAAAGCTACAGACCTGAAGGTCATTAGTGCTGCACCAGTCACCTATTAACAGACTCTTACAGATCTTTAACCACAGTCCAGCTCTTGAAAACATACTACAGATCCAAAAACCTCTTGCACTCACTAAGAATGAAGGCTCTGAGAGTTTGTCAGGCAGAGAATGTTGGAAGGACATAAAGAAGTTAAAGTTTCTTAAAGCCATTAACTTTGAGCTACACTGACCCCAGAGCATTCAGTGTAGCAAACGTGCACAAGTGTGGGAAAGTGTGTCGTGATCATGGTACAGCACAATCAAAACAACCAGTCCAATGTGGGTTTAatcttttaatatataaattctgGGTACAAAACTTCCAGTAAAATATAACACACATTCTCactcattttctttaaataattctTCCGTTTACGCATCTTCGTGTTTCTTTAATTCTTATCGATTTCAGAAGTAACAGTACTTCAGTGACTTCAAAGTGACACATAGTAAGGTTGAAACCATTTCAGTAACTAAAATTTGAGCAGGACGGCTatgagaaacatttatttaatctattcgtTACAGGACTTCAAGCTCATGTGCAATGAGCTAGAAAGCCGAAAGATATTTTTAGGTCTACTTGAATGGtgtttgagcaaaaaaaaaaaaaaaaacaaagaagaaaaaaacaaggaaaatCAGTGGCACAGTAATGACAATGTTAAAGgcacaatacataaaaaaagaaaaaagtcagctGTATATTTATTGGAGTTTTGGTTAAAATTCCTATATTTTGGTCTTCTTTGCCAGTCCATGGCACTAAAGCAAGgccacttttacatttttaatggtaccatattgttgttgtttttttcaaagaTAGCAATAATATTAAGTACAATGTAGGATATACTCTTATCTATTTGTATACGCTTGACATTACATCACTAAATGAATTACAGACTTAAGAGTTTCTGAACTCTGTGGACACATGCAAGTTAAACTAAGAATGTTTAAGATTTCTAAACTGTTGACTGGTGAAGTGAATCGCAGTGCTCTTTCCCAGAGCAGACACCACCAGGCAAACTTCCAGTCAGTTAAGGTGTGCTAAGttgataaattaatctattaaatatataatttcactggtttaaagaaaaatgttatcaaaacacaatttatatatatatatataaaaaaaggtgtaTATAGCAAAAAAGAAAAGGTGTGTATATAGCGAAGAGATCAAGCCCAGTCAATTTAAGATGGCAACAGATTAAGAAAAACTGAATTGGAACCAGTGAGAAATTTCATGgctctgtttttctgtttatcacagcttacaatttaaaaaagaaaacaaacctgAACCTCCAACCTCCGACCACAACGCCTGCTTGGATTAAACATTGACACGCTCCTAGTCATTAACAAGCACAAATGACGCCATCCGCCATTGATAATGACACAAGGGTGTTTGAGAAAGGTGGGTTGCCATGGTGACAGGTTAATGTATGGCTTCTGCTGCCTTTCCACAACTGACGTGTCACATGACAGAAAGGAGGTTCCACATCCATCATCCTCTTTTCCTCCTCCATCTCTCATCACAGTTTGAGGCATTTTCCCTCTTTTTAGTCCACTTTTTAAAATGTCACCTGAGAAGCTGCTGGAACTCGACAGATGTCATTTTGCACTGCCTCCTTTATCCTAAAGACAAACATCACAAGGATAAAAATAACCCTTGATAAACTCTTTGGAGAGTTTGCTTAACCTGCATTAAGAATGAGTGTTTTCTTCCACACTAAAGCCAGTCACCTGTGACTTTGGGCCTGTGATGTGTTCAGGGGGGTCAGCGTTAGCAGATGAAGGGGGAACACTGCCGTTGGGCTCAGTGATCAACAATGTCCGCCTATCCCGGGACGATTTGGGGTCACACTTTGTCACTCGGAATCTAGAGAAAAAAAAGGGAGATGTAACAAGAGCATAAAgcttttgtaataataataataataataataataataatatccatgTCACTCAATACCAATTTGTattacaacattaaaataatgccaaTTATTGGGAAGGAAATGGATTTCACATGTTTGTTAGACCTCAAGAAACAAAGTTTCAATTTATGTTTTCTggattgtctgtgtgtgtgtgtttttttttaatgtaagcaaactattttttttttatgtaagcaaAAGAAAATAGGAAAATTAATGTGATTtactgctttaaacaaaaagtgtgaccaaaaataaaaatgcattatttaatagtaaacatatacattctactaactataagtaactgCGTAACTATGttaactaactctcattagagtactAGTAGGATTTTGGTAGAATAAGGCCCCGTTTACACTAgtgagtttttgttttataattagaattaaaaacTTTTAGATGTGtataattaaaaacttttaaatgcatttcaaaaacGATCTCCGTCTACACTACATAAACAAAACCGAATGACACATGACAATTCATGCACACAGGGCATGCACGTTAATGTGTAAACAAGAAGTTACTGGCAGGTTCAACAATGAGCATGATTACTGTTCATGATACAGTTACACGGTCGTAGTGGATCACGTGGAGATCATGTGGGAAGCCATGACATCGTTTACGAAAGTCTCCGTTTTGGTCCGTTTACATTTGAAACGCAACCCCTGAGTTTTCATGCTAAAACGGGGTCAGCAGTGTTTTCAAAAGTCTCTGTTTTTGGATGTGGAAAATAGTGTAAAcgatttaaaatgaaaacgcactagtgtaaatgGGGCCTAAATTgattgcaaagttacttataataCGTAGAATGCCAGTTGGGGgatcatcaaaataaagtgttaccttttattttattaaatacactgtattatttttttcttgtttttattattattactttgaaaggtacattttactataaaaaaaaaaattgtagatgTTATACCCATACCCATTTCATAACCATAATTTCTAAAAGTTACACTAAACTATTATGTTGAAGGTTCGTTGTGAAGACCTTTTGATGCCTGCATGAGTACGTGTAGCGCATCCAGACTTTTTAGCAATCATCTAAATATAAGCTATATATCttctttttatgtatgtatttattttcaaataaatatcaatatatcgCCCAACTCTAACCACATTTAAAGTTTTGGGCTGAATTCTGTGTTCATCCAAATCCTGACTCCTCCCTCACATCATATAATTATGCATCTATAAAGTGTCTTAGGTAACACACACCTGCCTACAGACAGCACTACGACCTCTGCTACAAGACTGCGTCTGTCCAGCTTTTTGCTGGATGAGGGTCTCATCAGAGGCCATTTTTTCTGGTTGCAGCGGTTGCAGATGTTCTTATGTCCTCCGATCCCTCCGATGGTGTGCAGGTGGTTGCAGGTGTGTTTGGCTGCGCTGGGGGACAACCCTGGCAGTGCAGGGCTCTCTGGGCTGGTTGGTGAGGTTGGAGAGGTGGGCGTCACAGGGCGACTGTAGGAAATTGAACAGAAAAATATCAGCTTAACTGCATGACGACCTagttacatttaacaaaatttGGCATATACAACAGAgaacactacactacactttcACTAAACACTGAAAGCTTTTGCTTCTATATCTGAAAGGTTCTATATTTTAGCTGAAATGCAGCACAATATGAGCAGTTACTTTAAActtctctctccttctccctTTATTTTGTCCTTCCACTCTGccaactaagaaaaaaaaaagggaaatgcaGTGGTTCTTCATTACACCGCGGGATGTTGCTCTGCTCTGTGTGCATACGCACATGTACCTCATTTGAGAGGCAGAGGAAGAGCAGGCAAGAGATACTTCAATGTCCACCTGAAAGAGGGACTATTAGGAACATAAAGGAGCAAGagaaacacatgcaaacacacactacACCGGAAATGTATTCAGTGTGTTCAGCAATGGAAGCCACAACTAAAACGTGAAATCCGCTAGTTCGATCATTTACTATttaaacattgaattaaaaagGCATTGTTACTTTAAAGCagtcatttggggggggggggggggggggggtcaaggTTCTGCCGGTTGGCATGGTCTCATAAGCCCCCGCTGGTATAGGTTGTAACTACACCTTCTAGCTGCAAGTGTTGAGTTAGCTTCAAGTTAATGACATGTTAATAACCGAACTACATTGTTCAGTAGCTTGACAATAGCGAGAGTACTTTTAAAATAGTGTAACATTTTCAGTAGCAAGCTACTTTTTCAAACAAGTAGCAGTGAAGCCACACAAAACACTATATCACTATGCTtacaatattaaatgaaatgcCCAGCTGGCAAAAGAATCATTCTTTAGAGTTTGTTCTTTTCTAGGAATGCATCAAACGATAAAAATCCAAAATGAGTTGAGGTTCAGGCTGATTCATCCAGCCTCTTTGGGGTAAAACTTTATGGGGATGTAATGATAATGCACAGAACAAAAAGAATGTGGGTCTTGAATCATTTACCTATTCATAATTTAAAGCAACTTTTTCAACACTGCTAGCTGCAGAAAGCATCTTTATTCACCTCCAAACTTTTACAAATAGCCACTGACTTAAATTTTGCAAGcatttaaattgacatttaaCTTGCAAAGCCCTCAACTCAAGCGCCACCCGATTGCTCTctaaaccctccaccttcccgaTGCTCTGCTCCTCTTTTcagtctctctttttcttttctcattcTTGTGTTCAAGATAACAGAAATCAAATTCATTCTGCTGCACATAAGCAGGATGCTTAGACcaactgaaacacacaaacaatgtCAAAGGAGGACATTTGGGCAAAAGGAAGGACATTAAATGAATTCCCTCAATTGAAACccataaaaaatttatttaaaatttaccaTTGTACTTTATAATGTTTTCAGTGAATTGGTTTAATCTGAATTCTCTCACTGATTTGATCTGGTCCCAACAGTTTTCTTGAGTTAAAAGCTCACTGGAGGGGAAGATGTTCATTGAATAACGGCTATCATGTGAATTCAGAAGTGTTATAGTATACATTTAGGACCACTTTTAAGATTTTATGGCCTTTTTGAATTCTAGTTAGCTTATAAGCAACCAGTTTATCTTCTTTTTGTTCTACtgcagaaataaaaacagatttggaatgacgtgagggagttaatgatgacagaacatcctttttttttctatgagtgaactatccctttaatttagtGACTGATGTGTAACACTTAATTGGATAAAATGAATGAAAcggttattttgtattttgaaatgttacaCAAATAAGGTGTAGTACAGATATATAagcaatttgaaataaaaagtgaatatcccttgaaaatattaaaaagaactgTAATCTTGATGTCACAGAATACATTATCCATACTAGGCAATTAACTTTCATCTTCGATAAACATGTTATAAAGCTGCTAAAATAGAGCACAATTGCATTTAAGGTGAGATCAGTGCTCCATCCAGACTCATATTATGTGACTTCTCTTCAGATGTGGTTTTAAATGTCTTCCTGGATCTAATTCTGGCTTTCAGCAGTGTCAGTGATTGATGCTTTTGTGCTTCATGATGTCATATGAGACGGACAGAACAGGCCCGGCGCCACGAGGGGGCAAAAGGGGGCAATGCCCCCTCAGATCTGACTTGTGCCccctctgtttcatttttgtatccatggttaaaaataaatggccaaccttttgagttaaataataatttaaccttatccccatgggatttagaatgttcagtgttgtGACTCGTGACATCATcactgccagattcaaacgtctttcgcgttggttggcgctgagccagagacggacgagCTCAacgctgtcatatatcacaactatgcagtgttttcaacctcataatgtttattttagatttcagacatttaaatacacataagcactggtaaaacaataggctacatttggagtctgtgaaagcagcaaaaacaatatattcaaatataatttgacGACGTGTGTTTTTCATATCAGATAAACACAGTGGAAGAATGCTaactataaagtttactctattgttataaagatttttaaacgaccaaacacactcacttacacatatttgagaatcggaATATAAGATAGTTGATGACATGGTAAGAAAGttcgaataaaaaaggaaaaacgaaatgaaggatagcctacatctgttatacagtgttattattgtgACTGCGGTGTTTCACGTGACAAATATGacgcgttgccatggaaacattaagggggaacgttctaaaataactgtcgccttgaaaaattttactctcgggagtcagttagaatattttaaacttaagtgtgaaagggttaattattaataataaatgacgcTGGCTTATCTTTTGTTGACTGTGATTTCCTGATGTGGGTATTAAGGCACATAtggaaaatacagttgtttaaatttaaagcaaggGGTGGTTTTATCCAACCCCGCGCCATTCGGTGTCCGTCGAGCAAATATCTGAACGTGTGATATTATCAgcaattcaaaaaaaataaataaaaaaaaatcagcaattaagtttcagctaaaatgtgaattatcattaatattcaaaaatggACATAAGAAAGTATATGCAACGTATTTCAGACCACAAAAAGGACACTGAAAGTGTGATTGAGAGTACAGCTGATGAACATGACAGCCATCAAAGCATTTTGATGGTGTAATAAAGTTAAGCCCCCTTAACAATTTCACATGCCCCCTCAGTCATTTCATCCTGCAGCCGGGCCTGGGACAGAACCACCTTTATGCCTCAATGCTACTCTGTAACTCTGCCCCCTTGTGCTGCATCCGTTATTTAAGACGTGACATCGCCATCTTGTGGAGGGATGGGGCACTGTCTTAACAAAACACCTACTGAGTTACATGAGCTAACAATACATCAATGTCTaatgaaacattggtgttttttttttttttatccgtatCTTTTTATACAGTGAGAATTCAAATATGCTGAGAGCTATGGAAAACACTTATACTTAGCTTTTTGTTTTAACTGAATACATACTGAATTATCaccataatacaaataatttaaaggaataattgaaatttatttgttaggttttttaataaatatgccaGTTCAAGACACCATTACagagaacagaaaacaaatatagtTAAGACGTAAACAAGGTCTTACCCCTCCCGTTCTATACTGTCCTGAACCATGGCTTTGAGTGCGTCAGAGTTGGCtggtgagaaaaaaagaaaaaggtgaaagagagagagtgttcaTTAAATGACTTCTTAAATTAGCACAGAGAAGAGTCTGAAGCCTCAGATGCAGA
This genomic interval carries:
- the LOC113051593 gene encoding RELT-like protein 1 codes for the protein MADSLTTRTTPDSNGDGNSSNPQNVAFFLVPFFFVLGLLGVLICHILKKKEYRCSIEADEELDKEKDEEEKDPEKGDLNETFSEDNADTVGQIVNYIMKNEANSDALKAMVQDSIEREGRPVTPTSPTSPTSPESPALPGLSPSAAKHTCNHLHTIGGIGGHKNICNRCNQKKWPLMRPSSSKKLDRRSLVAEVVVLSVGRFRVTKCDPKSSRDRRTLLITEPNGSVPPSSANADPPEHITGPKSQDKGGSAK